One window from the genome of Bradyrhizobium xenonodulans encodes:
- a CDS encoding helix-turn-helix transcriptional regulator gives MSRSQRLLDLIQVLRRHRRPVAGAVLADEVGVSLRTLYRDIETLKAQGAHIDGEAGVGYVLRPGFMLPPLMFSEEEIEALVLGSRWVAERADQPLGAAARNALAKIGAVLPDDLRDRLDASSLLIGPGESIAAGDTELASIRDAIRAECKLQIAYADGKGRPSRRTIWPFALAFFDRVRVVVAWCELRDGYRHFRTDRIATLKSTAKPYPRRRAALLKEWRALEGVAEQ, from the coding sequence ACTGCTCGATCTGATTCAGGTGCTGCGCCGGCATCGGCGGCCGGTCGCGGGCGCCGTGCTCGCCGACGAGGTCGGCGTGTCGCTCCGCACGCTCTACCGCGACATCGAGACCTTGAAGGCGCAAGGCGCACATATCGACGGCGAGGCCGGTGTCGGCTACGTGCTGCGGCCCGGCTTCATGCTGCCGCCGCTGATGTTCAGCGAGGAGGAGATCGAGGCGTTGGTGCTCGGCTCACGATGGGTGGCGGAACGCGCGGATCAGCCGCTCGGCGCGGCCGCCCGCAACGCACTTGCCAAGATCGGAGCGGTGCTTCCGGACGATTTGCGCGACAGGCTCGATGCGTCGAGCTTGCTGATCGGCCCGGGGGAATCGATCGCGGCTGGTGACACCGAACTCGCGTCGATCCGCGACGCGATCCGTGCGGAGTGCAAGCTGCAGATCGCTTATGCCGACGGCAAGGGACGTCCATCGAGGCGCACGATCTGGCCGTTCGCTCTCGCCTTTTTCGATCGCGTGCGCGTCGTCGTCGCCTGGTGCGAACTTCGTGACGGCTATCGGCACTTCCGGACGGACCGCATCGCGACGCTGAAATCGACGGCCAAACCCTATCCGCGACGGCGCGCCGCGCTGCTGAAGGAATGGCGCGCCTTGGAGGGTGTAGCGGAACAGTGA